In Etheostoma spectabile isolate EspeVRDwgs_2016 chromosome 20, UIUC_Espe_1.0, whole genome shotgun sequence, the following are encoded in one genomic region:
- the spred1 gene encoding sprouty-related, EVH1 domain-containing protein 1, translating to MSEDSTNPNNDDSYARVRAVVMTRDDSSGGWLPLGGGGLSCVTVYKVSRAEDSGSTHSGGSEGSSSNLSPCSSSPSPSPSPSPSPSTSPTAVEFHIKGERLKDKLVVLECVLQKDVIYNKVNPIFHHWRINDKKFGLTFQSPADARAFDRGIRRAIEDINQGCRPFGEGDTPEDGLPVCDEPPSICTPMKEPFSPLNNVVSTEPFRGCYVRAQPFDEFPSRNRRYLPPQVSFKSTRHVSFHMDEEEIVRINPRKDVLIRGYEDYRHPVMWKQEADREDMDFPTAFHKLDSKKCEYLFPDGPCGDSHSGPGMGIGTGMGLGMGKDTAIKTQPSPLLKSKKGRRRREDGERSRCIYCREMFNHEDNWRGQCQDAPDPIKQCIYKVSCMLCAESMLYHCMSDSEGDFSDPCSCDTSDEQFCLRWLALVALSFIAPCMCCYLPLRACHHCGEACRCCGGKHKAAG from the exons TGACAGTTATGCGCGTGTGAGAGCAGTGGTCATGACTCGGGATGACTCCAGTGGTGGGTGGCTTCCCCTGGGGGGCGGAGGCCTTAGCTGTGTCACCGTCTATAAGGTCAGCCGGGCGGAGGACAGCGGCAGCACCCACAGCGGAGGCAGTGAAGGAAGCAGCAGCAACCTCAGCCCCTGTAGCTCCAGTCCCAGTCCCAGTCCCAGCCCAAGTCCCAGTCCCAGCACCAGCCCCACCGCTGTGGAATTCCACATCAAGGGCGAGAGGCTCAAAGACAAATTG gtggTGCTAGAGTGTGTCCTGCAGAAAGACGTAATATACAACAAGGTCAACCCCATCTTCCACCACTGGAGGATCAACGACAAGAAGTTCGGACTTACTTTCCAGAGCCCTGCCGACGCCCGTGCCTTCGACCGAGGCATACGTCGGGCCATTGAGGACATCaaccaag GTTGTCGGCCGTTTGGGGAAGGGGATACTCCCGAGGATGGACTACCG GTGTGTGATGAGCCTCCCTCCATCTGTACCCCAATGAAAGAGCCCTTCTCTCCCCTGAACAACGTCGTCTCCACCGAGCCATTCAGGGGCTGCTACGTCCGCGCCCAACCCTTCGACGAATTCCCCTCCAGAAACCGCCGCTACCTGCCTCCACAG GTCTCCTTCAAGTCGACTCGTCATGTCAGTTTTCACATGGACGAAGAGGAGATTGTCCGCATCAACCCACGCAAAGACGTGCTCATTCGTGGCTATGAGGACTACCGCCACCCTGTCATGTGGAAACaagaggccgaccgtgaggacATGGACTTCCCCACCGCCTTCCACAAACTGGACAGTAAGAAGTGCGAGTACCTCTTCCCTGATGGCCCCTGTGGGGACTCCCACTCTGGCCCTGGTATGGGCATTGGAACAGGTATGGGGCTGGGGATGGGCAAGGACACAGCCATCAAGACTCAGCCCTCGCCCCTGCTCAAGTCCAAGAAGGGCCGGCGGCGGCGAGAAGACGGCGAGCGTTCGCGCTGCATCTACTGTCGGGAGATGTTCAACCACGAAGACAACTGGCGGGGGCAGTGCCAAGACGCCCCCGACCCGATCAAGCAGTGCATCTACAAAGTCAGCTGCATGCTGTGCGCCGAGAGCATGCTGTACCACTGCATGTCCGACTCCGAGGGCGACTTCTCAGACCCCTGCTCATGTGACACCTCTGACGAGCAGTTCTGCCTGCGCTGGCTGGCCCTGGTGGCGCTCTCCTTCATCGCGCCCTGCATGTGCTGCTACCTGCCTCTGCGCGCTTGCCACCACTGTGGCGAAGCCTGCCGCTGCTGCGGGGGCAAGCACAAGGCCGCGGGGTGA
- the fam98b gene encoding LOW QUALITY PROTEIN: protein FAM98B (The sequence of the model RefSeq protein was modified relative to this genomic sequence to represent the inferred CDS: inserted 2 bases in 2 codons), which yields MECDILDSLEQLGYDGPLLEEKALLGAAASGLSSPEYVALCRWLTSTLKPLCALEESITSGPDDMDSLRVEMSGLLKELHCPYHELVSGITKGSVRNTKDHLKFLLFLSSELQAAQIVRSRGVSQKHRKSPVYHELLAICKTLNLPEPRGQDAAGVLSQVRDKVDNVLEDLPNKAIENPVLKVSLCSEQWEKLHRINTALSSEYECRRRMLIKRXDVTVQSFXWSDRANVRVDSMARAYQPLRHSLRPQSTVDMAELLAAREDICNVVKTSSGSSRENTACAVNKILMGRVPDRGGRPSEIEAPPPEMPPWQKRQDGGGGRGGGWGGHGGGGGRGGWRGGGWNQGGHGGHGGKRGRYQY from the exons ATGGAGTGCGACATTTTGGACTCGTTAGAGCAGCTCGG CTATGACGGTCCTCTGCTGGAGGAGAAGGCGCTGCTCGGAGCCGCAGCGAGTGGCCTGTCCTCTCCCGAATATGTGGCCCTGTGCAGGTGGCTGACATCCACGTTGAAGCCGCTGTGTGCCCTGGAGGAGAGCATTACTTCCGGTCCAG ACGACATGGACAGCCTGCGGGTGGAGATGAGTGGTTTGCTTAAAGAGTTGCACTGTCCTTATCACGAACTGGTGTCAGGGATCACCAAGGGCAGTGTGCGAAATACAAAAGATCATCTCAAGTTTCTCT TGTTtctcagctctgagctccagGCAGCACAGATTGTGAGGAGCAGAGGAGTTTcccaaaaacacagaaagagtCCGGTGTATCATGAGCTCCTGGCAATCTGTAAAACCCTGAACCTACCGGAGCCCAGAGGACAGGACGCAGCAGGAGTTCTCTCTCAAGTCCGAGACAAG GTTGATAACGTACTTGAAGATCTTCCGAATAAAGCCATCGAAAACCCAGTGCTAAAAGTATCACTATGCAGTGAACAATGG GAGAAGTTGCACCGCATAAACACAGCTCTGTCTTCAGAGTACGAGTGTCGGCGCCGGATGCTGATCAAAC TGGATGTCACAGTTCAGTCAT GGTGGTCAGACAGAGCCAAC GTAAGGGTGGACAGCATGGCCAGGGCCTACCAGCCTCTGAGACACTCTTTGAGGCCGCAGTCCACAGTGGACATGGCCGAGCTGCTGGCTGCCAGAGAAGACATCTGCAACGTGGTGAAGACCAGCAGCGGCTCCAGCAGGGAGAATACGGCATGTGCTGTCAACAAG ATCCTGATGGGGAGAGTCCCGGACCGAGGAGGACGTCCCTCTGAGATAGAGGCCCCACCACCTGAGATGCCACCCTGGCAAAAAAGacaagatggaggaggaggacgaggaggtgGCTGGGGAGGCCAcggtggtggaggaggaagaggaggttgGAGAGGAGGGGGATGgaaccaaggaggacatggtGGACATGGAGGAAAGAGAGGGCGATACCAATATTAG